In Synechococcales cyanobacterium T60_A2020_003, the following are encoded in one genomic region:
- a CDS encoding helix-turn-helix transcriptional regulator: MSPHQYVVHCRINRAKALLTEGQMAIAEVAYAVGFANQSHLNRHFKRALGMTPKAYAQQWRV; the protein is encoded by the coding sequence ATGAGTCCCCATCAGTATGTCGTGCATTGTCGGATTAATCGAGCCAAGGCGCTACTGACAGAAGGACAAATGGCGATCGCCGAGGTTGCCTATGCTGTAGGGTTTGCCAACCAAAGTCATCTCAATCGCCACTTCAAACGGGCACTCGGCATGACGCCCAAAGCCTACGCCCAGCAGTGGCGCGTCTAA